DNA sequence from the Oncorhynchus clarkii lewisi isolate Uvic-CL-2024 chromosome 9, UVic_Ocla_1.0, whole genome shotgun sequence genome:
ccctgttctAGAGAAACAGTAGCACTGCAAGCTTTTTGGAAGAATCTTGATAAACTACAATGCTAACATACCTTCATATCTTCAATGCTACCAGATATCATAATTTAAAATAACTTGCATGGTTTGCAAGGTTTGTCAAGCTTAACTTGTTTGGACACAAAAAAGGCTTGATGATAATGATTAGGGCCCTGACgttttcctgaccatgtgacctgaccaggagaAACTATGCACATAACAGTAAATTACAGTGCCCCAGAATTTCGAGTTTGTCGTGGTCGGGTCAGTCTTTTGAGGTGTGTCTGACAGTCTCAACTATTTAGTCAAACTGGATGGACTAGTTAATGGGTGAACCAGTAAGCCATTGCCAagtgtgtgtgtccgcgtgtgcGTGTTGAGCCTTTCCTACATATGCCACACTTCTTGCTTGGTTTCAGTCACTCAGCATTCCTCTTCACCATCCTCTTCTCTGAAGCTAACTCAGGTAAAACTATGTCTATGAGCAAAGACCAGGGAACTTAGTCCCTCTATATGGAAAATCAATATTTGTGAAAATATGAAATATCTTTTggctatattttatatttcaaatTTATTTTGAAGTATAAAAAATTGGCCAAACGTTTATTGAATATTTACACATAtattaaaatatgtatttattttctgtATGTCATAAGGaatgaaagggaaagggaaaggggaatcaCATACTGCTGAATGTAATGATAATTTACGAGCCTGGTCTCACTAGATGTAACACAGTAAACATAAATCATGGACTCTCAAATTAGAATATGTTACGTatagtatggttacataagacagaggGTTACTTGTAGGGTGGTTGGTCATGGTTAGTGGGCGCATAATCCAAACATCTAGGAATCCCAAAAGGGTGCgggttcgaatctcatcacaacTTCAGCGCTTTAGCGGATAagtaactacttactacttttaagctactttgcaactacttagcatgttagctaaccctaatcctaaccttaaccctttaacctatcTCATAACTCTTTAatttaaccctaatcttaaccctaactctaaacttaaccttaacccaaagcctagctaacattagccacctagctaacattagtgtTAGCcccctagccacctagctaatgttagccacaacaaattggaattcttaacatatcatgttttgcaaattcgtaacatactgtacaaattggaattcgtaacatattgtacaaattgtcATTCGTAACATACACTCTCAAAACaaatctagaacctaaaagggttctcccggctgtccccataggagaactctttgaagaacccttttaggttcaatgtaaaactctttccactgagggttctacatggaactcaaaaatagttctaccaggaaccaaaaaggggtctcctatggggacagctgaagaaccctttttgaacCTTTTTTCTATGAGTATATAATGTGAAATGGGTgacggacatccacaaatgaatacataccataccatacgaaatgtaacatgtcatactaattggagtgttATGGATTTACAGTTTTACTCtattacgtctacccctgagtccaggttgaatTTACAGTTTGAGTTGGACTATGACTCCTTCTAGCTCATGTTCAAAGGAGCAGTTGTAAAGCCTGGGGACAACTaagctctaaacactaggcttcTCTGTACAGCATACAGCATTTTGAATAATTTCAACTCATTTTGAAGAATTTCACAAACTATCTTGAGAACTAGTTCTGGTGCCATTATTATTAAGCATGAAACATCGCCCTATATTCATTTGCTGGTGGGGTGACTTctgtaaaaaaatacatatatacatatatattattttttaaataaatcctCACAGAAGACGCCACCATGGCAAACACGATGGTCATCCAGCAGCCCAAGCCCTTTGTTCAGGCCATTACCTCAAACCAATGGAGCTCCGAAATCTGTGACTGCACCAAGGATATGTCttcgtgtaagtgtgtgtgtttgtgtgtgcgtacgagcatgtttgtgtgtgtacatatattGATCGTATTTAAACAAGGCCTCTGTTACTGCTCAACTCCATTCAATGGGGGGCAAACTGGTTTCAATCAACAGCATAACACATTCGTTTAGAGTttgagctcccgagtggcgcagcggtctaagacactacggtctaagatactgcatctcagtgcaagaggtgtcactgcagtacctggtttgaatccaggctgcatcacatccggctgtgattgggagtcccataaggtggtgcacaattggcccagtgttggccggggtagtcattgtaaataagaatttgttcttaattaactgacttgcctgaatAAATAAATGTCAATAAAAAATTAACCCATGGGTAAATCACTGTCATTTCttgtcctctatctctctttataGGTTGCTTAGCATTCTGGTGCTTCCCCTGCTTTGCCTGTATAACGGCGAGGGAGGCTGGGGAGTGCCTGTGTCTGCCCCTGCTAGACGGCTTCGGCCTTATCCCCCCCGCCACCATGTCCCTGAGGGTGGGGATCCGCCAGCGCTACGGCATCGAGGTAAGGACACACAGAACGCCATGACCTTGTCTAGAGTCATGACGTTTGGTTTTCTCATTGTTTACTGTtagcacaaatcaaatcaaagcaacatttgtcacgtgcgccgaatacaacaggtagaccttacagggaaatgcttacttacaggctctaaccaaccgtgcaaaaaaaggtattatgtgaacaataggtaagtaaagtaataaaaacaacagtaaaaagagagtgaaaaataacagtagcgagcagaggtgggaccaagtcattcttaagtcttagcactcaagtcccaag
Encoded proteins:
- the LOC139417145 gene encoding cornifelin homolog B-like — protein: MANTMVIQQPKPFVQAITSNQWSSEICDCTKDMSSCCLAFWCFPCFACITAREAGECLCLPLLDGFGLIPPATMSLRVGIRQRYGIEGTMCNDCVYSFFCGPCTWCQMSREMKTRLQPVTLINPHVR